The Quercus robur chromosome 7, dhQueRobu3.1, whole genome shotgun sequence genome has a segment encoding these proteins:
- the LOC126693307 gene encoding uncharacterized protein LOC126693307, which yields MEGVETIFNRPTRMIEESTGVVSIMTLNNKEWTQAHRYVLFNSENINRFREMHKSLIEDELRKGHNRNVSDAIIYKHHMEKFCTWFRGHVMSLTGADKEREGVSDTLVALSKWPYIYVKRFKHYVINGLKFRSVNDEGNRKTQNSGVSVATDRGNTYYGILSDIIELNYSDNMKYVLFKCKWVHDQHRRGYKTDEFGFPMVNFTHFIHGGDKMTDEPYVLASQATQVFYVEDKRHKDWYAVVKTKARDVFDAGVGPQREEDDTYSFSENVPYNISTNEVVSDNLRWARDDVEGMTVDASIIAERDLHGVNNEDEFIDDESDNEDENNDEYTDDE from the exons ATGGAAGGAGTGGAAACTATATTCAATCGACCCACCCGGATGATTGAGGAGTCAACGGGGGTGGTTTCGATCATGACACTAAACAATAAAGAGTGGACCCAAGCCCATCGCTACGTTCTATTCAATTCCGAAAACATCAACCGCTTTCGTGA GATGCACAAAAGCTTGATAGAGGATGAACTTCGAAAAGGCCACAATCGTAACGTTTCTGATGCCATTATATATAAGCACCACATGGAGAAGTTTTGTACTTGGTTTAGGGGTCAC GTGATGTCCCTCACTGGTGCTGATAAGGAAAGAGAGGGAGTTAGTGATACCCTTGTTGCATTGTCCAAATGGCCGTATATTTATGTAAAGCGGTTCAAGCATTATGTAATAAATGGcttaaaatttaggagtgtAAATGATGAGGGAAACAGGAAAACGCAGAATAGTGGAGTTAGTGTTGCTACTGATAGGGGCAATACTTACTatggtattttaagtgatataATCGAGTTGAATTATTCTGACAATATGAAATATGTGTTATTCAAGTGTAAATGGGTTCATGACCAACATAGGAGAGGATATAAGACTGATGAATTTGGGTTTCCTATGGTAAACTTTACACACTTCATACATGGTGGGGATAAAATGACGGATGAACCATATGTCTTGGCATCGCAAGCTACGCAAGTTTTTTATGTGGAAGATAAAAGGCACAAGGATTGGTATGCTGTTGTCAAAACTAAAGCTAGGGACGTGTTTGATGCTGGTGTTGGTCCCCAACGTGAGGAGGATGATACATATAGTTTTTCTGAAAACGTTCCCTACAATATAAGTACTAATGAGGTTGTGAGTGACAACCTTCGTTGGGCTCGGGATGATGTAGAGGGAATGACAGTTGATGCCTCCATCATTGCTGAAAGAGATCTTCATGGAGTAAACAATGAAGATGAGTTTATTGACGATGAGTCTGACAATGAAGATGAGAACAACGATGAGTATACCGATGATGAGTAG